One segment of Mycoplasma sp. E35C DNA contains the following:
- the pdhA gene encoding pyruvate dehydrogenase (acetyl-transferring) E1 component subunit alpha, which yields MAIIVKNKIPELLHKVIDNEGRLIDPNYVQKLSDDRIIEAYYYMNLSRELDKKMLIWQRSGKMLTLAPNLGEEALQIATSMAMTKKDWLVPAFRSGALMLHRGVKPYQLMLYWNGSEKGNVFDEGVRVIPVNITIGAQYSQAAGIGYALKYNKERAAAVTFIGDGGTAEGEFYEAMNMASIHKWQTVFCVNNNQYAISTRTHLESAASDISTKAIAVNMPRVRVDGNDLLASYDAMLEAVEYARSGMGPILVEFITYRQGPHTTSDDPSVYRTKEEEEENKKSDPIARIRKFLTAKGLWDDAKEQTMFDQIQAKIEEEYQVMLQHVKTTIDDVFDHTYATLPEDLLEQKAIAKKYFENK from the coding sequence ATGGCAATCATTGTTAAAAATAAAATTCCTGAACTTTTACATAAGGTAATTGACAACGAAGGTCGTCTAATTGACCCTAACTATGTTCAAAAGTTATCAGACGATAGAATTATTGAAGCATACTACTACATGAACTTATCAAGAGAACTTGACAAGAAAATGTTAATTTGACAACGTTCTGGTAAGATGCTTACATTAGCACCAAACCTTGGTGAAGAAGCTTTACAAATTGCTACTTCAATGGCAATGACTAAGAAAGACTGATTAGTACCAGCTTTCAGATCAGGTGCTTTAATGTTACACAGAGGGGTTAAACCTTACCAATTAATGCTTTACTGAAATGGTTCTGAAAAAGGAAACGTTTTTGATGAAGGTGTTAGAGTAATTCCAGTAAACATCACAATCGGTGCTCAATACTCACAAGCTGCTGGTATTGGTTATGCTCTAAAATACAATAAAGAAAGAGCTGCTGCTGTTACTTTCATCGGTGATGGTGGTACTGCTGAAGGTGAATTCTATGAAGCAATGAACATGGCTTCAATTCACAAATGACAAACAGTTTTCTGTGTAAACAACAACCAATACGCTATTTCAACTAGAACTCACTTAGAATCTGCTGCTAGTGATATTTCAACTAAAGCAATCGCAGTAAACATGCCAAGAGTAAGAGTTGATGGTAACGACTTATTAGCTTCATACGATGCAATGTTAGAAGCTGTTGAATATGCTAGAAGTGGTATGGGTCCAATCCTTGTGGAATTCATTACTTACCGCCAAGGACCTCACACAACTTCAGATGACCCTTCAGTTTACAGAACTAAAGAAGAAGAAGAAGAAAACAAAAAATCAGATCCAATTGCAAGAATTAGAAAGTTCTTAACAGCTAAAGGTCTATGAGACGATGCTAAAGAACAAACTATGTTTGATCAAATTCAAGCTAAGATTGAAGAAGAATACCAAGTAATGTTACAACACGTTAAAACAACTATTGATGATGTGTTTGATCACACTTACGCTACTTTACCAGAAGATCTACTTGAACAAAAAGCAATTGCTAAAAAATACTTTGAAAATAAATAA
- the lpdA gene encoding dihydrolipoyl dehydrogenase translates to MYNYDVIVIGAGPGGYVAGEHAAKNGLKTLVIERGTYGGVCLNVGCIPTKTLLQTAKVKHYINKSAEYGLDLPSSTPAINWPNVQKRKEQVVNKLVNGVKTILKTAKAETIVGEARIIDGHTVSVNGQNFTTKNIIVATGSSPRQLPLPGFDQGRAEGRIIDSTAALSLPQVPQSLVVIGGGVIGIEFASLYASLGTQVTILQGVHCLCETLDNDASEFMNKKMKSLGVNIAFNAKILGYQNGSIIYEDNGTAYQLPAQYILECVGRVVNDEVFGSFNVARDERGRVKLNDKLQTSCDSIYVIGDAAGQVMLAHYAYHHATYAVDCILGRKPKTVDPLKTPGVVYTYPELATIGYTEQQLKEKGIEYVVAKMPMAINGKAIADGSTDGFIKLMFGKKYGEILGCVLIATTASDMISEIALAMENELTVFELEQAIHPHPTLAEVISECAKQAIYTHFNHKH, encoded by the coding sequence ATGTATAACTATGATGTCATTGTCATTGGGGCTGGACCTGGTGGATATGTAGCTGGTGAACATGCTGCTAAAAATGGTTTAAAAACCCTAGTGATCGAACGCGGAACTTACGGTGGAGTTTGTTTAAACGTTGGTTGTATTCCAACAAAAACTTTACTACAAACCGCTAAAGTAAAACACTACATTAACAAATCTGCTGAATACGGTTTAGATTTACCATCTTCAACTCCAGCAATCAACTGACCAAACGTTCAAAAACGTAAAGAACAAGTTGTAAACAAACTTGTTAATGGTGTTAAAACAATCCTAAAAACAGCTAAAGCTGAAACAATCGTTGGTGAAGCTAGAATTATTGATGGACACACCGTGTCAGTTAATGGTCAAAATTTCACAACTAAAAACATTATCGTAGCAACTGGATCATCTCCTAGACAATTACCATTACCTGGTTTTGATCAAGGTCGTGCTGAAGGTAGAATTATTGATTCAACTGCTGCTTTATCATTACCACAAGTTCCTCAATCATTAGTAGTAATTGGTGGTGGTGTAATTGGTATTGAATTTGCAAGCTTATACGCTTCACTAGGAACACAAGTAACAATCTTACAAGGTGTTCATTGTTTATGTGAAACACTAGATAATGATGCTAGTGAATTCATGAACAAGAAGATGAAATCACTTGGTGTTAATATTGCATTTAATGCTAAGATTTTAGGGTACCAAAATGGTTCTATTATCTATGAAGATAATGGTACAGCTTATCAATTACCAGCTCAATACATCCTTGAATGTGTTGGTCGTGTAGTTAATGATGAAGTATTTGGTTCATTCAATGTAGCTAGAGATGAACGTGGTCGTGTTAAACTAAATGACAAACTACAAACATCTTGTGATTCAATCTATGTAATCGGTGATGCTGCTGGTCAAGTAATGTTAGCTCACTATGCTTACCACCACGCAACATACGCAGTTGATTGCATTTTAGGTAGAAAACCAAAAACTGTAGATCCACTAAAAACTCCAGGTGTAGTTTATACTTACCCAGAATTAGCAACAATCGGATACACTGAACAACAACTAAAAGAAAAGGGTATTGAATATGTTGTTGCTAAAATGCCAATGGCAATCAATGGTAAAGCGATTGCTGACGGTTCAACTGATGGTTTCATCAAGTTAATGTTTGGTAAGAAATACGGTGAAATTTTAGGTTGTGTATTAATCGCAACAACAGCTAGTGATATGATTTCTGAAATCGCATTGGCTATGGAAAATGAATTGACTGTCTTTGAATTAGAACAAGCAATTCACCCACACCCAACTCTTGCTGAAGTAATTTCAGAATGTGCTAAACAAGCAATTTACACTCACTTCAACCACAAACACTAA
- a CDS encoding acetate kinase, whose protein sequence is MNKILVINAGSSSIKFQLYDANEKVLAKGLCERIFIDGAFKYEFADGTEVDGKTAFPTHKEALTHLLDSLKKHKVINDLNEIVGVGHRVVQGAYWKDSVLVTPKVLEQIHELAKLAPLHNKPEGDVIEVVQELIPSAKNVAVFDTTFHTSMPEVSWAYAIPSEWKEKHLVRRYGYHGTSYRYVTQRFEELLNKKTVNLIVCHLGNGASLAAIKDSKSINTSMGFTPLEGLVMGTRSGDIDPSVIQYIAKQTNQSMDDLINALNKKSGLQGLCNYADMRDVEKNLPATQTTLDIYTQRVADYIVKYANQIQAPIDGLVFTAGVGENSKLVVQEVVKKLYLLKASLDPKAFDNKYSDYRKLSDANSELNVYQVRTNEEIMIMRDVIRLSK, encoded by the coding sequence ATGAATAAAATCTTAGTGATCAACGCTGGATCAAGTTCGATTAAATTCCAATTATATGATGCTAATGAAAAAGTATTAGCTAAGGGATTATGTGAACGTATCTTTATTGATGGTGCGTTTAAATACGAATTTGCTGATGGCACAGAAGTTGATGGCAAAACTGCTTTTCCAACACACAAAGAAGCATTAACTCATTTATTAGATTCATTAAAAAAACATAAAGTAATTAATGATCTTAATGAAATTGTTGGTGTGGGTCACCGTGTGGTGCAAGGTGCTTATTGAAAAGATTCAGTATTAGTTACACCAAAAGTATTAGAACAAATTCATGAGTTAGCAAAACTAGCTCCATTACATAACAAACCAGAAGGTGATGTTATTGAAGTTGTTCAAGAATTAATTCCATCTGCTAAAAACGTTGCGGTATTTGATACAACTTTCCACACATCAATGCCAGAAGTTTCATGAGCATATGCAATTCCAAGTGAATGAAAAGAAAAACACTTAGTTCGTCGCTATGGTTATCACGGAACTAGTTATCGATATGTAACTCAACGCTTTGAAGAATTATTAAACAAAAAAACGGTAAATTTAATTGTTTGTCACTTAGGTAATGGTGCTTCATTGGCTGCAATTAAAGATTCAAAATCAATTAATACATCAATGGGATTCACTCCACTTGAAGGTTTAGTAATGGGTACAAGAAGTGGTGATATCGATCCATCAGTAATCCAATATATTGCAAAACAAACTAACCAATCAATGGATGATTTAATCAACGCTTTAAACAAAAAATCAGGATTACAAGGTTTATGTAATTATGCTGATATGCGTGATGTTGAAAAAAATCTACCAGCAACACAAACAACATTAGACATCTACACACAAAGAGTGGCAGATTACATTGTTAAATATGCAAACCAAATTCAAGCTCCAATTGATGGTTTAGTATTCACTGCTGGGGTTGGTGAAAACTCAAAACTAGTTGTTCAAGAAGTTGTGAAAAAACTTTACTTATTAAAAGCTTCACTTGATCCAAAAGCATTTGATAATAAATATTCAGATTACAGAAAACTATCTGATGCTAATAGTGAATTAAATGTTTATCAAGTAAGAACCAACGAAGAAATCATGATTATGCGTGATGTAATTCGTCTTTCAAAATAA
- a CDS encoding alpha-ketoacid dehydrogenase subunit beta: protein MSEKIIVNNIEALNNALDIALSKDKSVVLYGEDAGFEGGVFRATKGLQQKHGAERVWDAPIAENAIMGSAIGASYVGLKPVVEIQFSGFSYLIMQQLFCHAARIRHRTRGQLNAPLVVRMPMGGGIKALEHHSESLEAIYAHIPGVKVVMPCTPYDTKGLMLAAINDPDPVIFFEPKKIYRAFKQEIPAGEYIVEIGKANVLTQGSKLTIVTYGSNVIDTLEIVKQYPAGDIELIDLRTIKPLDWATVLGSVQKTGRLLVVHEAVKSFSLSAEIITRVNEKLFSSLKKAPMRVTGFDITVPLAKGEAIQFDLKQRTIDAINELLA, encoded by the coding sequence ATGAGTGAAAAAATTATCGTAAATAATATCGAAGCTTTAAACAACGCTTTAGATATCGCTCTATCAAAAGATAAGAGTGTAGTATTATATGGTGAAGACGCTGGGTTTGAAGGTGGTGTATTCAGAGCAACTAAAGGTCTTCAACAAAAACACGGTGCTGAAAGAGTGTGAGATGCTCCGATTGCTGAAAATGCAATTATGGGTTCTGCTATTGGTGCTTCATACGTTGGTTTAAAACCAGTTGTTGAAATCCAATTCTCTGGTTTCAGTTACTTAATTATGCAACAACTATTCTGTCACGCTGCAAGAATTAGACACAGAACTAGAGGTCAATTAAACGCTCCATTAGTAGTAAGAATGCCTATGGGTGGTGGTATTAAAGCTCTTGAACACCACTCTGAATCATTAGAAGCTATTTATGCTCACATTCCTGGTGTTAAGGTTGTTATGCCATGTACTCCTTATGACACAAAAGGTTTAATGTTAGCTGCTATTAACGATCCAGATCCAGTTATTTTCTTTGAACCTAAGAAAATTTACCGTGCTTTCAAACAAGAAATTCCTGCTGGTGAATACATTGTTGAAATTGGTAAAGCTAACGTTTTAACACAAGGTAGCAAATTAACTATCGTAACTTACGGTTCAAACGTAATTGATACTTTAGAAATCGTTAAACAATACCCTGCTGGTGATATTGAATTAATCGACTTAAGAACTATTAAGCCATTAGACTGAGCTACAGTTTTAGGTTCAGTTCAAAAAACTGGTCGTTTATTAGTTGTTCACGAAGCTGTTAAATCATTCAGTTTAAGTGCTGAAATTATTACAAGAGTTAATGAAAAATTATTCAGCAGCTTAAAGAAAGCTCCAATGCGTGTAACTGGATTTGATATTACAGTTCCATTAGCAAAAGGTGAAGCAATTCAATTTGATCTTAAACAAAGAACAATTGATGCAATCAACGAACTATTAGCTTAA
- a CDS encoding potassium transporter TrkG has translation MKRNKKNNLTLDKKKKIKKILKIIFIGETISQKIAHFYIYFILIGSILLYIPVSLQHVQDGYEKVTSLTFDGLNSQPTIEKERYSFIDAFFIATSAFSDTGLSTVVVRETYTIFGQVILAILIEVGGVGFVVFWYLIWRIFAKIFKDRSTLEKTLLLQSERGGEKLSTTSKTIIVAVIAVMIFQIIYSIFYGLYFYFTPTYEQQNLLTSTPKNDWSLVDFKASQLTVDNKHQFFFTYHNVPNAIWAGIFHSVSSINNAGFDIFGPFSLASFRNDHHIVLLFITATQFFIGGIGYPTIFDIYEKIRYKKLYKNTLKYKFSIFTKLSLITSTVLLLLPIIVVGPVELLTKNGSYQILDQIYDEATRSNANIIFEPSLNINSKQDLYQVVYGANPRLNYVMNLWFMIFSTRSAGFSTISTYNLTDTTKLIFSLLMFIGAAPSSTAGGIRTTTFALVMVAIFQKFRGYKQVRLFRRSIPADTTSNAFLITTLSSIFLIVAIVGVHITLSASLPEHHFSMMDVFFEYSSGFGTVGLSVGITPYITSIIFIPLVFLIALMIIGQLGVSTSILAWVKSDVIKSNYSYIDEDVKIG, from the coding sequence ATGAAACGCAATAAGAAGAATAATCTAACCCTTGATAAGAAAAAAAAGATCAAAAAGATCTTAAAGATTATTTTTATTGGTGAAACGATCAGTCAGAAGATTGCTCATTTCTATATTTATTTCATTTTGATTGGATCGATCTTGCTATACATACCAGTATCATTACAACATGTGCAAGATGGTTATGAAAAAGTTACTAGTCTGACTTTTGATGGATTAAATAGTCAACCAACTATTGAAAAAGAACGATATTCATTTATTGATGCTTTTTTTATAGCAACATCCGCATTTAGTGATACAGGATTATCCACGGTAGTTGTTCGCGAAACTTACACGATTTTTGGTCAGGTTATTTTAGCAATTCTGATTGAAGTTGGTGGTGTTGGTTTCGTTGTCTTTTGATATTTAATTTGACGAATTTTTGCGAAGATTTTTAAAGATCGTTCAACTTTAGAAAAAACATTATTACTCCAATCTGAACGTGGTGGTGAGAAATTATCAACGACTTCAAAAACGATAATTGTTGCTGTAATTGCAGTGATGATTTTTCAGATTATTTATTCGATTTTTTATGGATTATATTTTTATTTCACGCCAACTTATGAACAACAAAATTTATTAACATCAACTCCAAAAAATGATTGATCATTAGTTGATTTCAAAGCTTCACAATTAACTGTTGATAACAAACACCAATTCTTTTTTACATATCATAATGTGCCTAATGCAATATGAGCTGGGATCTTTCATTCAGTATCATCAATTAATAATGCAGGGTTTGATATCTTTGGTCCGTTTTCATTAGCTAGCTTTCGTAACGACCACCATATTGTGTTGTTATTTATTACTGCAACCCAATTTTTTATTGGTGGTATTGGTTATCCGACAATCTTTGATATTTACGAAAAAATTCGTTACAAAAAACTTTATAAAAACACCCTTAAATACAAGTTTAGTATCTTTACTAAACTTTCATTAATTACTTCAACGGTGTTATTGTTATTACCAATAATTGTTGTTGGTCCTGTTGAATTATTAACCAAAAATGGTTCATATCAAATCTTGGATCAAATTTATGATGAAGCAACCAGATCAAATGCCAACATAATTTTTGAACCATCATTAAATATTAATTCCAAACAAGATCTGTATCAAGTTGTGTATGGAGCTAATCCAAGATTGAATTATGTAATGAATTTATGATTCATGATTTTTTCAACAAGATCAGCAGGATTTTCAACAATTAGTACATACAATTTAACTGATACAACGAAGTTAATATTTAGTTTATTGATGTTTATTGGTGCTGCCCCTTCATCAACAGCTGGGGGGATTAGAACGACAACTTTTGCATTAGTAATGGTTGCAATTTTCCAAAAATTCAGAGGCTATAAACAAGTTAGATTATTCCGACGTTCAATTCCAGCTGATACAACATCAAATGCTTTTTTAATTACGACATTAAGTAGTATCTTTTTAATCGTAGCAATCGTTGGTGTTCATATTACTCTAAGTGCGTCATTGCCTGAACATCACTTCAGTATGATGGATGTCTTTTTTGAATACTCATCAGGCTTTGGAACGGTTGGATTATCAGTCGGAATTACGCCATATATTACTTCGATCATTTTCATTCCATTAGTCTTCTTGATTGCTTTGATGATTATTGGGCAACTAGGTGTAAGCACGTCAATTCTGGCATGAGTTAAGAGTGATGTTATCAAGTCAAATTATTCATATATTGACGAAGATGTAAAAATTGGTTAG
- a CDS encoding dihydrolipoamide acetyltransferase family protein, which translates to MFEYKFTDVGEGLHEGVVAQIYVKVGDTIKEGDSMFSVETDKVTTDLPAPQGGTVTSIVVSVGQTVHVGETMLILNGDASGAAPAPAAATPAPAPAAAPSFPAPTPSFPAPAPAAAEPAPAAPAAGASVVGEVKVSDKLFGLFGDQAGAGSAPATPAPAAMPSAMPSPFAATPLASAVANDLNVNLNNVTPANGAKVFSSDVFAAANQAPAAAPAASSNANETYKEITSVRKAIAKAMTTANDEVPTTVLTFNFDVTKLVAYRKQVKDSVMANYNVKLSFLPFLLKAITKAVVIHPMFNSQYDKNNNRLVLKKNINLGIAVDTADGLMVPNIKAAQDKSVIEIAKEVASLAEKARSKKLGMAELSEGTISVTNFGSIGALFGTPIIKFPEVAIIATGTVEERLSRTEDNQIAVKQIMPITVAADHRWIDGADIGRFAKTLKEIVENLDGLLI; encoded by the coding sequence ATGTTTGAATATAAATTTACCGATGTTGGTGAAGGGCTACACGAAGGTGTTGTTGCTCAAATCTATGTAAAAGTTGGTGACACTATTAAAGAAGGTGATTCAATGTTTTCAGTTGAAACTGATAAAGTTACAACTGACTTACCTGCTCCACAAGGTGGAACTGTTACTTCAATCGTTGTTTCAGTTGGACAAACTGTTCACGTTGGTGAAACAATGTTAATTCTTAACGGTGATGCTAGTGGTGCTGCGCCAGCTCCTGCTGCTGCAACTCCAGCTCCAGCACCAGCTGCTGCTCCAAGCTTCCCTGCTCCTACTCCAAGCTTCCCAGCTCCAGCTCCTGCTGCTGCTGAACCTGCTCCTGCTGCTCCAGCAGCTGGTGCTTCAGTAGTTGGTGAAGTGAAAGTTTCGGATAAACTATTTGGCTTATTCGGTGACCAAGCTGGTGCTGGTTCAGCTCCTGCTACACCTGCTCCTGCTGCTATGCCATCAGCAATGCCAAGTCCATTTGCAGCTACTCCATTAGCTAGTGCTGTTGCTAATGATTTAAATGTTAATTTAAACAATGTAACTCCAGCAAACGGTGCTAAGGTGTTTTCTAGCGATGTTTTTGCTGCTGCTAACCAAGCTCCAGCTGCTGCGCCTGCTGCTTCATCTAATGCAAATGAAACTTACAAAGAAATTACATCAGTAAGAAAAGCTATTGCTAAAGCAATGACTACTGCTAATGATGAAGTTCCAACAACTGTTTTAACTTTCAATTTTGATGTAACTAAATTAGTTGCTTACAGAAAACAAGTTAAAGATTCAGTAATGGCTAACTACAATGTTAAGCTATCATTCTTACCATTCTTACTAAAAGCAATTACTAAAGCTGTTGTAATTCACCCAATGTTCAACTCACAATACGACAAGAACAATAACAGATTAGTATTAAAGAAAAACATTAACTTAGGTATCGCTGTTGATACTGCTGATGGTTTAATGGTTCCAAACATTAAAGCTGCTCAAGATAAATCAGTAATTGAAATTGCTAAAGAAGTAGCTTCATTAGCTGAAAAAGCTCGTTCTAAGAAATTAGGTATGGCTGAATTATCAGAAGGAACTATTAGTGTAACTAACTTCGGTTCAATTGGTGCTTTATTCGGTACTCCAATCATTAAATTCCCAGAAGTTGCAATCATTGCTACTGGTACTGTTGAAGAAAGATTATCAAGAACAGAAGATAACCAAATCGCAGTTAAGCAAATTATGCCAATTACAGTTGCTGCTGACCACAGATGAATTGATGGTGCAGACATCGGCCGTTTTGCTAAAACATTAAAAGAAATCGTTGAAAACTTAGACGGTTTACTAATTTAA
- a CDS encoding FAD-dependent oxidoreductase — MKVIVVGINHAGTSAIRTMLAENPKLDVVAYDRNDNISFLGCGIALAVSGVVKDTTDLFYSNPEQLKSMGAKVHMKHEVMAIDHKNKKVVIRDLEKNTTFEDSYDKLILATGSWPITTTDASLPFTEKYCGGIEGLVACKTYQHALEIIDQFKKPNVKNVIVIGAGYIGVELIEAAHIRGKKTLLVDMLPRPAANYFDKEFGEDVVTTMKKEGVDVRCGTKVLGYLVDTEGGKKVIKGITLEKDGQQEKVEADLVIQCIGFLPNTSLLPDAHKVKNGALIIDQYCQTSIKDVYAIGGAAAIMNAATGEYQNVDLATNAVKTGVVAASHINGMDNIKLENIVGTNAIHIFGHHLASTGISEEVAKIRGIEVASSYFEDADRPEWMNTYDKVKIKLVFDPKTLRLLGAQLGSAKTNHSEVIYFLALAIQRKLTLVDIAFADVFFLPHYNKPFNFIISAILQALGLNYFKQSIK, encoded by the coding sequence ATGAAAGTAATTGTAGTAGGAATTAACCATGCTGGAACATCTGCAATCCGCACGATGCTAGCTGAAAATCCAAAATTAGATGTAGTTGCTTACGACCGTAACGACAATATCTCATTCTTAGGATGTGGTATTGCTCTTGCTGTTAGTGGTGTTGTTAAAGACACAACTGATTTGTTCTACTCTAATCCAGAACAACTTAAATCAATGGGTGCTAAAGTGCACATGAAGCACGAAGTAATGGCTATTGATCACAAAAACAAAAAAGTTGTTATTCGTGATTTAGAAAAAAACACTACATTCGAAGATAGTTATGACAAACTAATCTTAGCGACTGGTTCATGACCAATTACAACAACTGATGCTAGCTTACCATTTACTGAAAAATACTGTGGTGGTATTGAAGGTTTAGTTGCTTGTAAAACTTACCAACACGCATTAGAAATCATTGACCAATTCAAAAAACCTAATGTTAAAAACGTTATCGTAATTGGTGCTGGTTATATCGGTGTTGAATTAATTGAAGCTGCTCACATTCGCGGTAAAAAGACATTATTAGTAGATATGCTACCAAGACCTGCAGCAAATTACTTTGATAAAGAATTTGGTGAAGACGTAGTAACTACTATGAAAAAAGAAGGTGTTGACGTACGTTGTGGTACTAAGGTACTAGGTTACTTAGTTGACACTGAAGGTGGTAAAAAAGTAATCAAAGGAATTACTCTAGAAAAAGATGGCCAACAAGAAAAAGTTGAAGCTGACTTAGTAATTCAATGTATCGGTTTCTTACCAAACACTTCATTATTACCAGATGCACACAAAGTTAAAAACGGTGCGTTAATTATTGACCAATATTGTCAAACTTCAATTAAAGACGTTTATGCAATCGGTGGTGCTGCTGCAATCATGAACGCTGCAACTGGTGAATACCAAAACGTTGACTTAGCAACAAACGCTGTTAAAACCGGGGTAGTTGCTGCTAGTCACATTAATGGTATGGATAACATCAAGTTAGAAAACATCGTTGGTACTAACGCAATTCATATCTTTGGTCACCACTTAGCTTCTACTGGTATTTCTGAAGAAGTTGCTAAAATTCGTGGTATTGAAGTAGCTAGCTCTTACTTTGAAGATGCTGACCGTCCTGAATGAATGAACACTTATGACAAAGTTAAGATTAAATTAGTATTTGATCCTAAGACTTTAAGATTACTAGGTGCTCAATTAGGTTCAGCAAAAACTAACCACTCTGAAGTTATCTACTTCTTAGCATTAGCAATCCAAAGAAAATTAACTCTTGTTGATATTGCATTTGCTGATGTATTCTTCCTACCTCACTACAACAAACCATTTAACTTTATTATTAGTGCGATTTTACAAGCATTAGGATTAAACTACTTTAAACAAAGTATTAAATAA
- a CDS encoding lipoate--protein ligase produces MAYFYKSNSTDCYINAATEEYLLKHLKLELPIIYLWQNANTVFIGKNQNTLAQININETNKDNVNLIRRFSGGGTVYQDIGNVCYSYIDYLDDKRSNAYEYFARPIIEFLNSLKINATFKGRNDLEIEGMKFSGTAQYLYGNKILHHGTLLYDTDMSRLSRYLHVDKSKIEAKGIDSIKKRVTNIIDHLTDKKSVEWFIEELTKFYFKKYPELVEIKLDQKAHDWIKDRAENHFKTWDWIYGSSQEFKFKNKKRFTGGELEVSLNTDKGLIKDIKFNGDFLSVAQIEEIQNELINTKFDYESVSQVLDKFNLPLYIGTITKEELLGLLFDNK; encoded by the coding sequence ATGGCTTATTTTTATAAATCAAACTCAACAGACTGCTACATTAACGCAGCAACTGAAGAATATCTATTAAAACACTTAAAATTAGAATTACCAATCATTTATTTATGACAAAATGCTAATACTGTTTTCATTGGTAAAAACCAAAACACATTAGCTCAAATTAACATCAATGAAACAAACAAAGATAATGTTAATTTAATTCGTCGTTTTTCAGGTGGTGGCACAGTTTATCAAGATATTGGTAATGTGTGTTATTCATACATTGATTATTTAGATGATAAAAGAAGCAATGCGTATGAATATTTTGCTAGACCGATTATTGAATTTTTAAATAGTTTAAAAATCAATGCTACATTCAAAGGTCGTAATGATTTAGAAATCGAAGGTATGAAGTTCTCAGGAACTGCACAATACTTATATGGTAATAAAATCTTACACCACGGTACATTGTTATATGATACTGACATGAGCCGTTTATCACGTTATTTACATGTTGATAAATCGAAGATTGAAGCTAAGGGAATTGATTCAATTAAAAAACGGGTAACTAATATTATTGATCATTTAACTGATAAAAAATCAGTAGAATGATTCATTGAAGAATTAACAAAATTCTATTTTAAAAAATATCCAGAATTAGTCGAAATCAAATTAGACCAAAAAGCACACGATTGAATTAAAGATCGTGCAGAAAATCACTTTAAAACTTGAGACTGAATTTATGGTTCAAGCCAAGAATTTAAATTCAAAAACAAAAAACGCTTTACTGGTGGTGAGTTAGAAGTTTCACTTAACACTGACAAGGGATTAATTAAAGACATTAAATTTAATGGTGACTTTTTAAGTGTTGCTCAAATTGAAGAAATTCAAAATGAACTGATTAACACTAAGTTTGATTATGAGAGTGTTTCACAAGTTTTAGATAAATTCAATCTACCACTATACATCGGAACAATCACTAAAGAAGAACTATTAGGGTTATTGTTTGATAACAAATAA